The segment CCGTTAAGGTATTGGTAGTGTAGCCATCTTTTGAATATATTAAGACATACTTTGATCGGGGATTTACAATTTTTAAAAGCTCCTTTACCTGAACCCCTTCCCAATGAATTTCCCTAACACTCCAATGGGTTACACAATGAAAATCTGTAATCAGTTCCACCTGTGGAAAGGTTAGTAGTAGTTCCTGATAGGTTATCTTAAGAGGCTTTTCTACTTCACCATAAAATTCGAGGGCATAGTCATTGGAAGAAAAATTGGTATCTTCTGTTATGTCATAGGGAATTGGATTTTCAATCCATCTTTGGCCGGGAGGGAGCCTGTCTTCTCTAAGATTAATAGGACTTATGATAATTTTTTTACTTTCCATGGACTAATCTCATCAATTCTCTCAAGAAATAGGGAAGATCTGAAGGCATTCTCGAAGTTACTAAGTTTCCATCAACAACTACTTCTTTGTCTTCATAATGAGCGCCTGAATCTATCATCTCTTTTCCTACGGACTTGTAGCATGTTGCATGTCTTCCCTTTAAAAGTCCAGCAGAGATAAGAGCTGTCTCTTATACACNNNNNNNNNNTTTGAGATTTTCTAATAGTTTCTGGTGCTTTTCCGCCAGGCAAGACAAGTAGACCATAGTTTTCTGGATTTACCTCATCTATGTCAAGATTTGCTTCTACCTCATAATTTCTAATGCCTTTAATTTTGCCCTTTTTGATTGAAGCTATATCGACCTCAATGTTTTCTTCTTTTAGTCTATATAATGGCACCAGCAATTCTAAATCTTCAAATCCATCAGCTGAAATTATCAGTGCTTTCATAAAACCTCCTGATAAA is part of the Thermodesulfovibrionales bacterium genome and harbors:
- a CDS encoding DJ-1/PfpI family protein translates to MSAGLLKGRHATCYKSVGKEMIDSGAHYEDKEVVVDGNLVTSRMPSDLPYFLRELMRLVHGK
- a CDS encoding molybdopterin-dependent oxidoreductase translates to MESKKIIISPINLREDRLPPGQRWIENPIPYDITEDTNFSSNDYALEFYGEVEKPLKITYQELLLTFPQVELITDFHCVTHWSVREIHWEGVQVKELLKIVNPRSKYVLIYSKDGYTTNTLT
- a CDS encoding DJ-1/PfpI family protein, which translates into the protein MKALIISADGFEDLELLVPLYRLKEENIEVDIASIKKGKIKGIRNYEVEANLDIDEVNPENYGLLVLPGGKAPETIRKSQ